A genomic segment from Bosea sp. OAE506 encodes:
- a CDS encoding FliH/SctL family protein: protein MGSATKFTFGTDFREGGRRAAGEADIAAARAEGFAAGAEQGRREAEGQLNALVAQLARAAERLVAQEATHAAEVEARAAYVAIVAARALAGAALGERPLAGLEQALRECLAHARLAPHLVMRVNEGAVESAEALVKRLAQETGFAGRLVVLGEPDIAPGDGRIEWAEGGFVIERERLGQLVDQAVATAFPGFRPPVE from the coding sequence ATGGGCAGCGCGACCAAGTTCACCTTCGGGACGGATTTCCGCGAAGGTGGCCGCAGGGCGGCAGGCGAAGCCGACATCGCGGCAGCACGTGCCGAGGGTTTCGCTGCCGGCGCCGAGCAGGGGCGGCGCGAGGCGGAAGGCCAGCTCAACGCGCTGGTCGCCCAGCTGGCGCGGGCCGCCGAGCGTCTGGTCGCACAGGAAGCGACCCATGCGGCCGAGGTCGAGGCGCGCGCAGCCTATGTCGCCATCGTCGCGGCGCGGGCGCTGGCGGGCGCGGCACTGGGCGAGCGGCCGCTCGCGGGCCTGGAGCAGGCGCTGCGCGAGTGCCTCGCACATGCGCGGCTCGCGCCGCATCTGGTGATGCGGGTGAACGAGGGCGCCGTGGAATCAGCCGAGGCGCTGGTCAAGCGCCTCGCGCAGGAGACCGGCTTCGCCGGGCGCCTGGTGGTGCTGGGCGAGCCCGACATCGCGCCCGGGGACGGGCGCATCGAATGGGCCGAGGGCGGCTTCGTGATCGAGCGGGAGCGGCTGGGACAACTGGTCGACCAGGCCGTTGCGACAGCGTTTCCCGGCTTTCGGCCCCCTGTGGAGTAA
- a CDS encoding MFS transporter codes for MAEPVPSAGPAPGVIATAIPARLDRLPWSPFHTLVVVALGVTWILDGLEVTLAGSVSGALKDSPVLRFSNAEVGMAGAAYLAGAVIGALFFGWLTDRLGRKKLFTLTLLVYLAATAATAFSWNFWSFIVFRFFTGMGIGGEYTAINSTIQELVPARVRGWVDLVINGSFWIGAALGAVGAIVLLDPAVIDPEIGWRLAFFIGAALGLIILVLRQWIPESPRWLIGHGRTQEAEAIVAAIEARAGVTYDPGERLPLTHLRPRAVTPLREVFHVLFVVHRPRALVGLSLMVAQAFFYNAIFFTYALILTDFYKVPSQSIGWFILPFAAGNFLGPLILGRLFDTVGRRTMIAATYALSGLLLTGTGYLFWRDVLTAQQLTLCWSVVFFFASAAASSAYLTVSETFPVEMRALAIAAFYAVGTGVGGVAGPWLFGALIDTGSRGSVFAGYLLGAALMLAAAVIAARFAIPAERRPLESIARPLNAAD; via the coding sequence ATGGCAGAGCCCGTCCCCAGTGCAGGGCCGGCGCCCGGCGTGATCGCCACGGCGATCCCCGCCCGGCTCGACCGGCTTCCATGGTCGCCCTTCCATACGCTGGTGGTGGTCGCGCTCGGCGTGACCTGGATCCTCGACGGCTTGGAGGTGACGCTGGCGGGCTCGGTCTCCGGCGCGCTGAAGGACAGCCCGGTTCTGCGCTTCAGCAATGCCGAGGTCGGCATGGCCGGGGCGGCCTATCTCGCCGGCGCCGTCATCGGCGCTCTCTTCTTCGGCTGGCTGACGGACCGGCTCGGCCGCAAGAAGCTCTTCACCCTGACGCTGCTGGTCTATCTGGCGGCGACGGCGGCCACCGCCTTCTCCTGGAATTTCTGGAGCTTCATCGTCTTCCGCTTCTTCACCGGCATGGGCATTGGCGGGGAATACACGGCCATCAACTCGACCATCCAGGAGCTCGTCCCGGCGCGGGTGCGAGGTTGGGTCGATCTCGTCATCAACGGCTCCTTCTGGATCGGCGCAGCGCTCGGCGCCGTAGGGGCCATCGTCCTGCTCGATCCGGCGGTCATCGACCCCGAAATCGGCTGGCGCCTGGCCTTCTTCATCGGCGCAGCCCTGGGCCTGATCATCCTCGTTCTGCGGCAGTGGATCCCGGAGAGTCCGCGCTGGCTGATCGGCCATGGCCGCACGCAGGAGGCGGAGGCCATCGTCGCGGCGATCGAGGCTCGCGCCGGCGTCACCTATGACCCCGGCGAACGCCTGCCTCTCACCCATCTGAGGCCGCGTGCGGTGACGCCGCTTCGAGAGGTCTTCCACGTCCTCTTCGTCGTCCATCGCCCGCGCGCGCTGGTCGGGCTGTCGCTGATGGTCGCGCAGGCCTTCTTCTACAACGCCATCTTCTTCACCTATGCGCTGATCCTCACGGACTTCTACAAAGTCCCCTCCCAGTCCATCGGCTGGTTCATCCTGCCCTTCGCGGCCGGCAACTTCCTGGGTCCGCTGATCCTCGGGCGCCTGTTCGACACGGTCGGCCGCCGGACAATGATCGCCGCGACCTACGCCCTGTCGGGCCTGCTGCTGACGGGCACGGGCTATCTGTTCTGGCGGGACGTCCTGACTGCGCAGCAGCTCACCCTGTGCTGGAGCGTGGTCTTCTTCTTCGCCTCCGCCGCGGCGAGCTCGGCCTATCTGACCGTCAGCGAGACCTTCCCGGTCGAGATGCGCGCGTTGGCGATCGCGGCCTTCTATGCGGTGGGAACCGGTGTCGGCGGCGTCGCCGGACCCTGGCTCTTCGGGGCGCTGATCGACACCGGCTCGCGCGGCAGCGTCTTCGCCGGCTACCTGCTGGGCGCCGCATTGATGCTGGCGGCGGCGGTCATCGCGGCCCGTTTTGCGATCCCCGCGGAACGACGCCCGCTCGAAAGCATCGCCCGCCCGCTCAACGCAGCCGATTGA
- a CDS encoding sigma-54 dependent transcriptional regulator, translated as MRLIIAGGLKGQLIAAAKIAIAHGANVTHTESLEQTLAVLRSKGADLLMVEVTLPVAQFVAALEAERIRTPIVACGTSTDARAAVAAIQAGAREYVPLPPDPELIAAVLEAVAADQSSLIWKDPAMERVVQLVGQIARSDAPVLVTGESGTGKEVIARHLHQKSLRKDKPFVAVNCAAIPDNLLESELFGHEKGAFTGAIARRIGKFEEANGGTLLLDEISEMDVRLQAKLLRALQERMIDRVGGTTPVKVDLRIIATSNRNLGDAVREGSFREDLFYRLNVVHLRLPALRERPGDILALADHFARKYAELNGMPLRPIAPDARKLLLTNAWRGNVRELENTIHRAVLLARGNEIGTEAVMTPEGETLGPASGRDSAARAAQTAEAMTRSLVGHTVADVERELILDTLDHCLGNRTHAAKILGISIRTLRNKLSEYTSAGITVAEPGQARVSAL; from the coding sequence ATGCGTCTCATCATTGCCGGCGGTCTCAAGGGACAGCTCATCGCGGCCGCCAAGATCGCGATCGCGCATGGCGCCAACGTCACCCATACCGAAAGCCTGGAGCAGACGCTGGCCGTGCTGCGCTCCAAGGGCGCCGACCTGCTGATGGTCGAGGTCACGCTGCCGGTGGCGCAGTTCGTGGCGGCGCTCGAGGCCGAGCGCATCCGCACCCCGATCGTCGCCTGCGGCACCTCGACGGATGCCCGGGCCGCGGTGGCGGCGATCCAGGCCGGCGCGCGCGAATACGTGCCCCTTCCGCCCGATCCGGAGCTGATCGCGGCCGTTCTGGAGGCCGTCGCGGCCGACCAGTCCAGCCTGATCTGGAAGGACCCGGCGATGGAGCGGGTGGTCCAGCTCGTCGGCCAGATCGCGCGCTCGGACGCGCCCGTGCTGGTGACCGGCGAAAGCGGCACCGGCAAGGAGGTGATCGCACGGCATCTGCATCAGAAGTCGCTGCGCAAGGACAAGCCCTTCGTCGCGGTCAACTGTGCCGCGATCCCCGATAATCTGCTGGAATCCGAGCTGTTCGGCCATGAGAAGGGCGCCTTCACCGGCGCCATCGCGCGCCGCATCGGCAAGTTCGAGGAGGCCAATGGCGGCACACTGCTGCTGGACGAAATCTCGGAGATGGATGTCCGCCTGCAGGCCAAGCTGCTGCGCGCGCTACAGGAGCGGATGATCGATCGCGTCGGCGGCACGACGCCGGTGAAGGTGGATTTGCGCATCATCGCCACCTCGAACCGCAATCTCGGTGACGCGGTGCGGGAAGGCTCGTTCCGGGAGGACCTGTTCTACCGCCTCAACGTCGTGCATCTGCGGCTGCCGGCGCTGCGCGAGCGGCCGGGCGACATTCTGGCCCTGGCCGATCACTTCGCCCGCAAATATGCCGAGCTGAACGGCATGCCGCTGCGGCCGATCGCGCCGGATGCGCGCAAGCTGCTGCTGACCAACGCCTGGCGCGGCAACGTCCGGGAACTGGAGAACACGATCCACCGCGCCGTGCTGCTGGCGCGCGGCAACGAAATCGGCACCGAAGCGGTGATGACCCCCGAGGGCGAGACGCTTGGCCCCGCCTCTGGACGCGACAGCGCCGCCCGTGCCGCTCAGACCGCCGAGGCCATGACACGCTCGCTGGTCGGCCATACGGTGGCCGATGTCGAGCGCGAACTGATCCTCGACACGCTCGACCATTGCCTGGGGAACCGCACCCATGCGGCCAAGATCCTGGGAATCTCGATCCGCACGCTGCGCAACAAGCTGAGCGAATACACCTCCGCCGGGATCACCGTGGCGGAGCCGGGTCAGGCGCGCGTCAGCGCGCTCTGA
- the fliN gene encoding flagellar motor switch protein FliN gives MSTDNDLKLPPLNPADLSFDHNDSSVARSGPVPVKTAEDLEQVFDVPVNVSAVLGSSKIAIGDLLQIVPGAVLELDRRVGEAIDIFVNERLVARGEVVVVEDRLGVTMTEIIKADR, from the coding sequence ATGAGCACGGACAACGATCTCAAGCTGCCGCCTCTCAATCCGGCAGATCTCTCCTTCGACCACAACGACAGCTCGGTCGCGCGGTCGGGGCCGGTGCCGGTCAAGACGGCGGAAGACCTCGAACAGGTCTTCGACGTGCCGGTGAACGTCTCCGCCGTGCTCGGCTCGTCGAAGATCGCGATCGGCGACCTGCTGCAGATCGTGCCCGGCGCCGTGCTGGAGCTCGACCGGCGTGTCGGCGAGGCAATCGACATCTTCGTCAACGAGCGCCTCGTGGCGCGCGGGGAGGTCGTCGTCGTGGAGGACCGGCTCGGCGTCACCATGACCGAAATCATCAAGGCCGACCGGTAA